DNA sequence from the Streptomyces canus genome:
GATTCTCGGGACCCAGGCCCGCCTCTGCCAGCGCGTTGAGGGCGCCGGTGCGGCGGTCGCGGACCTGGTTGAGGCCGGGCGGGCCGCTGACGTAGGCGATGGAGCGGTGCCCGGCGTCCACGAGGTGGCGGACGGCCAGGGCGCCGCCGGCCACGTCGTCGACGGAGACCGAGCACTCGGTGGTGCCCTCGGCGACCCGGTCGACGAGGACGAAGGGGATGCCGTGGCGGCGGAAGGAGTCGATGTTGCGGCCGGAGGCGTCGGTCGGGGTGAGCAGGACGCCCCGGACCCGCTGCTCCGCGAAGAGGGACAGGTACTCCGCCTCCTCGCTCGCGCTCTGGGCGCTGTTGCAGACCATGACGCCGAGACCGTCCTCGCGGGCGGCCCGCTCGGCGCCTCGCGCGACGTCCACGAAGAAGGGGTTGCCCATGTCGAGCACGAGCAGACCCATGATCCGGCTGCGGCCCGCGCGCAGTTGCCGCGCGGACTCGCTGCGGACATAGCCGAGCCGGTCTATCGCGGACAGGACGCGCGCCCGGGTCTCGGTGGCGACGGAGTCCGGACGATTGATGACGTTCGAGACCGTGCCGACGGAGACTCCGGCGGCGCGGGCGACGTCCTTGATACCCACCGACTGGGCCATCGGGCAGGGACCTCCAGGAAGACGGGGGGCGACAGGACGACCTTCACATTATCGTCGAGTCGCCCCCACACCGGTCACGATCAGGCAGGCAGTGCGAAGTCGACGACGTGGAGCGCCGAGGGGGTCGTACCGCTCGACTTCTCCTGGTACATGAACGACAGCACGTTGCTCTGCGCGATCCGCATCTCGTCGATCACGACCTCGCCGAAGGCGTTGAGGCCGCTGCCGTCGAACAGGACCGTCCAGTCGGTGTACCCGGACGCCTTGGAGGCACCGGCGATCCGGCCGAACGGGAAGATCGCGTAGGCATTGTCGTACTTGTCCAGGATCAGTTTGGTGCGCTGGCTGGAGCCGAGCACGACCGGTATCTCGGTCTTCTGCCAGCTGCCCGAGGAGTTCTTGCGGACGTGGAAGGCGCGGCCGTTGGCGGTGCGGTCGGAGACGTAGTTCGTGGTGCACTGGCCGAAGCGGCCGGGGACGTACGAGATGATCGCGTGCGGCAGACCCGAGGAGTCCGTGAACTGGCTCTCCTGGTTCATCAGGGAGTGGTCCGGGTTCAGCGCGTCGATGACCAGGCCGCTGTCGGTGACGGCGACCTTGTCGGAGCCGCCGGTGGTGCCGACGACGGTGCCGGCGTTGGTGCGCCAGGTGCGGCCGCGGTCGTCGGAGTAGACGTAGCCGGTGTCGTGGTTGGTGATGCCGCCGCTGCTGCACATCACGGCGGCGTTCTGCTCGCGCCAGGTGAAGAAGGAGTGCAGCCGGCCGTTCTTGTCGTAGTCGATGCCGTGCAGGTACATGTTGCGGGCCGTCGAGGAGCCGTGCTCGCTGGTGTAGGTGCCGGTGGAGGCGGACCACTCGCCGAGGTTGGTCCAGGTCGAACCGTCGTACTCCGCCAGGGCGTTGCGGCCGTTGCCGGATATCCCGGCCCGGTAGCTGAGCTGGAGCTTGCCGTCGGGTGTGGAGACGAACTGCGGGTAGGTGAACTGCGACGTGAGGGCCAGGCCGTCCAGGGTGGACTGGGGTGCGCCGAACCGGGCCGCGGTCCAGCTCAGTCCTGACGGGTTGTCCATGAGGCCGGCGACCGACTTGACGTAGGTGAAGCCGTCGCTGTGCGAGTCCATGTTGAGGTGGAGGCGGCCGTCCACCTTGGAGACGCCCATGGAGATGACGTTGTGGGAGTCGCTGGTCTTGAGCGTGTGTCCGACCTGGACGGTGGACCAGGTGCTCCCCCCGAGGACGCGGCGGCCGACGACGGCGTTCTTGTCGGCGGTGTACCAGACGGCGTACTGGTAGCCCTTGTAGGTCAGCAGGCCGTTCTTCTGGAACGAGTTGTTGTTGACGAGGCCGTCGTAGGAGACGAAGAAGACCGCCTGGTTGTCGAGCGTGGTGGTGCCGGTCCGGGTGACGGAGGGACCGGGGTCGGCGGCGCGGGCGGTGCCGCCGGTGAGCGCGGTGGTGGACATGGCGGACACGATGGCACCTGCCAGCAGTGTGCGTCTTCTCATGGGTGCGGCTCCTGATGTCCTGATGGGGAAGGTCAGGCGAGGTGGAACACCTCGGTGAGCGGTTTCATCGCCTCGTCCGGGCGGGCTCCGTCGAGGGACTCGAAGAACTCGCCCATCTCGGCCTGCCAGCGGGCGTTGACCTCGGTGGCTTCCATACCGGCCTTGGCGGCCTCGAAGTCCTCGGTCTCCAGGTAGCCGACGAGCAGGCCGTCGTCGCGCAGGAAGAGCGAGTAGTTGTGCCAGCCGGTGGCCGAGAGTGCTTCGAGCATCTCCGGCCACACGGCGGCGTGTCGTTCGCGGTACTCGGCGAGCTTGTCCTGACGGACCTTGAGGAGGAAACAGACGCGCTGCATGAAGTACCGCTCCGCAATCAGAAGTTGAACTGGTCGATGTTCTTGGCGGTGAACACGGTCGGCTTGCCGAGGTTGATCACGCCGTCCTTGCCGATGGTGTACGTGGTGCCGCCGGCCTTGAAGGTCTCGCCCTCCTTGCCGGTGATCTGGCCGGAGACCAGGGCCACGGCGGTCTGGGCGGCCAGCGCGCCGAGCTTCGCCGGGTCCCACAGCTCGAAGCCCTCGACGGTGCCGTTCTTGACGTACTTGCGCATGTCGTTGGGGGTGCCGAGGCCGGTCAGCTTGACCTTGCCCTTGTACTTGGAGCCGGAGAGGTACTGGGCGGCGGCCTTGATGCCGACGGTGGTCGGGGAGATGATCCCCTTCAGGTTCGGGTACTCCTGGAGCAGGCCCTGGGTCTGCTGGAAGGACTGCTGGGCGTCGTCGTTGCCGTAGGCGACCTTGACGAGCTTGATGTTCTTGTACTTCGGGTCCTTCAGCTCGTCCTTCATGAAGTCGATCCAGGTGTTCTGGTTCGTCGCCGTCTGCGCGGCGGACAGGATCGCGATCTCGCCCTTGTAGCCGATCTGCTCGGCGAGCAGCTGCACCTCGGTGCGGCCCAGGTCCTCGGCGGAGGCCTGCGACACGAAGGCGTTGCGGCACTCCGGCTTGGTGTCGGAGTCGTAGGTGACGACCTTGATGTCGTTCGACATGGCCTGCTTGAGGGCGGTGCACAGGGCGCCCGGGTCCTGCGCGGACACGGCCATCGCGTTCACCTGCTGCTGGGTGAGCGTGTTGACGTAGGAGACCTGCCCGGCGGTGTCGGTGGCGCTGGACGGACCGACCTCCTTGTACTTCGAGCCCAGCTCCGTCAGGGCCACCTCGCCGCCCTTGTCGGCGGAGGTGAAGTAGGGGTTGTTGACCTGCTTGGGCAGGAAGCCGACGGTCAGGCCCTTCTTGGTGGCCGCGTTCGGGTCCGCCTTGGCGGTCGAGGCGGCCGAGGCGCCCTCGTCCTGCACGTCCTTCTTGGTGGTGCCGCCGCACGCGGTGAGCGCGAGGGCGAGGGAGGTGCCGGCGGCGAGGGCCGCGCAGGAACGGCGGAGCGATGACTTACGCATGACGGATTCTTCCTTACGACGGTGAGCGGATACGAGGTTTCCTTGGGCGCCCGGACCTACGCGGCCGGTGTGGGCGCCTTGGACGCCGGTGTCGAGGCGGCTCGGCGGCCGGCCCTCGCAACCGAGATCTGCCGTGCGACCCGGGGGCCGAGCACGGAGAGGACGAGCAGAACGCCGGTGACGACGATCTGGGACTGGGCGGAGACGTCCTGGAGGCTCATCACGTTCTGCAGTGCGCCGAGCAGGAAGACTCCCGCGATCGCACCGCCGAGCGTGCCCTTGCCTCCGTCGAAGTCGATACCGCCGAGCAGCACCGCGGCGACCACGGAGAGTTCGAGGCCGGTCGCGTTGTCATAGCGGGCGCTGGCGTAGTGCAGTGCCCAGAAGATGCCGGTGAGGGAGGCCATCATGCCGGTCACCGTGAACAGGATCAGCTTCTGGCGCTTGACCCGGATGCCCGCGAAACGCGCCGCCTCCTCGCTCGCGCCGGTCGCGAACACCGACCGCCCGAACGGCGTGGCGTGCAGGACGACCACGGCGATCGCGAGCAGGACGAGGAAGGGCAGGAAGGCCTGAGGGATGAACGTGTCCCCGATACGACCCGCCGCGAAGTCCAGGTACTGCGTCGGGAAGTCGGTCACCGCGTCGGAGCCGAGCACGATCTGCGCGATGCCCCGGTAGGCGGCGAGGGTGCCGATGGTGACGGCGAGGGAGGGCAGGCCCAGCCGGGTGACGAGCAGGCCGTTGACCAGCCCGCACACCACTCCGAGGACCAGGCAGATCGGGATGATCACCTCGATCGTCAGGCCCTGGTTCCACAGGGCGCCCATCACGGCGCCGGACAGACCCGCTGTGGAGGCGACCGAGAGGTCGATCTCGCCGGAGACCACGAGCATGGTCATCGGCAGGGCGATCAGCGCGATCGGCAGGGTGTTGCCGATCAGGAAGGACAGGTTGAGGGCGTTGCCGAAGCCGTCGACCGTACTGAAGGACAGCAGCAGGACGACGATCAGGAGCGCGCCGACGACCGTGTCCCAGCGGACCGCACGCGTCAGGGAGTCAGGCATGGCGGGCGTTCCTCTTCTTCAGGGCGGAGGCCACGCGCAGCGCGACGATCCGGTCGACCGCGATGGCGAGGATGAGCAGGATGCCGTTGATGGCGAGCACCCAGACCGAGCTGACGCCGAGGGCGGGCAGCACACTGTTGATGGAGGTCAGCAGCAGGGCGCCGAGAGCCGCGCCGTAGACGCTGCCGGAGCCGCCGGTGAAGACGACACCGCCGACCACGACCGCGCTGACGACGGTCAGTTCGTAGCCGTTGCCGGTGCTCGAGT
Encoded proteins:
- a CDS encoding L-rhamnose mutarotase, producing the protein MQRVCFLLKVRQDKLAEYRERHAAVWPEMLEALSATGWHNYSLFLRDDGLLVGYLETEDFEAAKAGMEATEVNARWQAEMGEFFESLDGARPDEAMKPLTEVFHLA
- a CDS encoding BNR repeat-containing protein, whose amino-acid sequence is MRRRTLLAGAIVSAMSTTALTGGTARAADPGPSVTRTGTTTLDNQAVFFVSYDGLVNNNSFQKNGLLTYKGYQYAVWYTADKNAVVGRRVLGGSTWSTVQVGHTLKTSDSHNVISMGVSKVDGRLHLNMDSHSDGFTYVKSVAGLMDNPSGLSWTAARFGAPQSTLDGLALTSQFTYPQFVSTPDGKLQLSYRAGISGNGRNALAEYDGSTWTNLGEWSASTGTYTSEHGSSTARNMYLHGIDYDKNGRLHSFFTWREQNAAVMCSSGGITNHDTGYVYSDDRGRTWRTNAGTVVGTTGGSDKVAVTDSGLVIDALNPDHSLMNQESQFTDSSGLPHAIISYVPGRFGQCTTNYVSDRTANGRAFHVRKNSSGSWQKTEIPVVLGSSQRTKLILDKYDNAYAIFPFGRIAGASKASGYTDWTVLFDGSGLNAFGEVVIDEMRIAQSNVLSFMYQEKSSGTTPSALHVVDFALPA
- the rhaS gene encoding rhamnose ABC transporter substrate-binding protein, with translation MRKSSLRRSCAALAAGTSLALALTACGGTTKKDVQDEGASAASTAKADPNAATKKGLTVGFLPKQVNNPYFTSADKGGEVALTELGSKYKEVGPSSATDTAGQVSYVNTLTQQQVNAMAVSAQDPGALCTALKQAMSNDIKVVTYDSDTKPECRNAFVSQASAEDLGRTEVQLLAEQIGYKGEIAILSAAQTATNQNTWIDFMKDELKDPKYKNIKLVKVAYGNDDAQQSFQQTQGLLQEYPNLKGIISPTTVGIKAAAQYLSGSKYKGKVKLTGLGTPNDMRKYVKNGTVEGFELWDPAKLGALAAQTAVALVSGQITGKEGETFKAGGTTYTIGKDGVINLGKPTVFTAKNIDQFNF
- a CDS encoding LacI family DNA-binding transcriptional regulator, which translates into the protein MAQSVGIKDVARAAGVSVGTVSNVINRPDSVATETRARVLSAIDRLGYVRSESARQLRAGRSRIMGLLVLDMGNPFFVDVARGAERAAREDGLGVMVCNSAQSASEEAEYLSLFAEQRVRGVLLTPTDASGRNIDSFRRHGIPFVLVDRVAEGTTECSVSVDDVAGGALAVRHLVDAGHRSIAYVSGPPGLNQVRDRRTGALNALAEAGLGPENLRELPTERLDVAAGRDAGARLLGLADRPTAVFCANDLLALGVLQAMYAAGITVPDDLAIVGYDDIEFAAAAAVPLTSVRQPAVTMGALAAELLLEETEAETTGKRHDHRRVVLQPELVVRRSSLAAR
- a CDS encoding ABC transporter permease, which encodes MPDSLTRAVRWDTVVGALLIVVLLLSFSTVDGFGNALNLSFLIGNTLPIALIALPMTMLVVSGEIDLSVASTAGLSGAVMGALWNQGLTIEVIIPICLVLGVVCGLVNGLLVTRLGLPSLAVTIGTLAAYRGIAQIVLGSDAVTDFPTQYLDFAAGRIGDTFIPQAFLPFLVLLAIAVVVLHATPFGRSVFATGASEEAARFAGIRVKRQKLILFTVTGMMASLTGIFWALHYASARYDNATGLELSVVAAVLLGGIDFDGGKGTLGGAIAGVFLLGALQNVMSLQDVSAQSQIVVTGVLLVLSVLGPRVARQISVARAGRRAASTPASKAPTPAA